From Gemmatimonadota bacterium:
AGCAGACCCGCGTGCAGGATGGCAGCCGTGGGCCCACGGGTGGACGCCGCGATCTCGATGGCCTCATCCAGCCGGCCGCTGCGCGCCGCCTCCTCCACCCGGTTCATGACGCCCTTGGCGTCCTTGTGGGCGACGAAGAGGGTCCAGGCCTTGGCGATGATCACGCCCAGGGCCAGGAGGGAGCACAGCACCAGGGGGTACATCATCACGCCGCCGTCGGCGAACAGCGACATCAGTTCGTATTGCGAGCCGCCGGATTCCAACCGCTACTCCTTGGGTCCGAGGGGTTGAACGACCCGGGGGGCGGATGGCCCTCCAGACCGCGCTCCACGCCCGTCCGGGCAGAAGCGGCGGCAATGTAGGGAGCCCCCGTCGGGCATGTCAAACGTCCGTCCAGGCCCTGGCGGAGAGGCCATCAGGAGCCCGCGCTCCCCAGCATCGCGGCGGGAGCCGGCGCCTCGATCAGCTCGCGCAGGCGGGCCGGTTCGACCCCCACTTCCAGGCGTCCCCGCTGGGCCACGGCGATCCGCGCGGTCTCCTCGCTGACCACGATCACCAGGGCGTCCGTCTCCTCCGAGAGGCCGATCGCGGCCCGGTGCCGGGTCCCCAGCGTGCGGTCGCTCACCGGGCTCTGCGTGAGAGGCAGGATGGCCCCCGCGGTCTTGATCTGATCCCCCGCGATCAGGACGGCCCCGTCGTGCAGCGGGGAGTACGGGGTGAAGATGGTGGCGAGGATGTCGGAGGACACGCGCGCCTCCACCGGCCGCCCCGTGTCCGCATACGCCGCCAGCCCCACTTCGCGTTCGATGGCGATGATCGCGCCGACCTTCTGGCGCTGCAGCTGCTCCACGGCGGCGACGATCTCGTCCGCGACGCGGCTCGAGTCGACCCGGTTGAAGACGCGCAGCATGCGGGTCTGTCCCAGGCGGGCCAGCGTCTGGCGCAGCTCGGGCTGGAAGACGACCAGCAGCGCGATCGCACCGTACCGGAAGATCGTCTCCAGGATCTGGCGGATCAGCGAGAAGCCCAGCAGGCGCGCCACGAAGTACGCCGCGGCCAGCAGCAGCACGCCGAGCAGCATCTGCATCGCGCGGGTACGCTGCAGCAGGAGCAGCAGCCGATAGAACAGCGCGGCGACGATGAGGATCTCGACCAGGTCCAACCATCCCGGTCGCAGGAAGAGGATCTGGTCGATCAGCGTCCTCACGACGAGGCTCCGGCGTGGTCGATGCGCCAGGCCACGTCCAGCGCCTTGCGGGCCGGCCGGACGTCGTGCACCCGGAAGATCCGCGCTCCGCGCGACCAGGCCACCACGCAGGCCGCGAGCGTGCCCTCCACCCGCTGGTCCGGAGGAAGCGCCTCGGGCCCCGCCAGGAAGCGCTTGCGGCTGGGGCCGACCAGGAGGGGCCGGCCCAGCAGGTGCAACCCGTCGAGGCGATGCAGGAGGGCCAATGACTGGTCGGGGCTCTTGGCGAACCCGATGCCCGGATCCAGGACGATGCGGGCCTCCTCCACGCCCGCGCTACGGGCGTAGTCGAGCGCGCCGGCGAGCTCGGAGCGCACCTCCGCGACCACGTCCCCGTAGCGGGCCCATTCGGTCATGTCGATGGGATTGCCGCGCATGTGCATGAGCACGAGGGCGGCTCCGCTCCGGGCCACCACACCCGCGAGCGTCGCATCGTGCGACAGGCCCGAGACGTCGTTGACGATCTCGACGCCGGCGTCCAGGGCGCGCTCGGCCACCGCCGCCCGGCGCGTGTCGATGGAGACCGGAACCGGGATCTCGCCTAGACGCGCCAGGAAGGGCTCCAGACGCCGCAGCTCCTCGTCCACCGGCACCGGGGTCGCGCCCGGACGGGTGGACTCGCCACCCACGTCCAGCAGGTCGGCCCCCTCCTCGACGAGGGCATGGGCGCGCGTGATCTGGGCGTCGACGTCGGCGAAGCGCCCGCCGTCGCTGAACGAATCCGGGGTGAGGTTCAGGATCCCCATCACCACGGGGCGGTCGAGCGGCACCTCGCGGGTGCGCAGGCGCCAGCGGACCGGAGCGCGCAGCGGGTCCGGACCGCCCGCGGTGCCGGGGGTCGGGGTCTCCCCGCCGCGCACGAGCCCCGGGCTCATGCGTCCGAGGGACGCGCTCCCCGGCGGGGCAGACGCAGGCGACCGACGGGTGCGGCCACCTCGCTCTCGCTGAGCCCCCCGTCCGCGGCGGTCGGGGTGGTCAGCAGCGCCTCCGATGGCCGCGGTGGCGGCAACTCCCGCCCATCCGCGAGCGACTGGATCTCCTCGCGATCCAGCGTCTCCCGCTCCAGCAGGGCCTGGGCGATGGCCTCCAGCAGCTCCCGCTCGCGGCTGATCAACTCGCGGGCCCGGTCGTGGGCGTCGTCCAGGATGCGCTTGACCTCGTTGTCCACGAGCTGGGCGGTGTGCTCCGAGGTCTCCCGGCGCTGCACCAGCTCGCGGCCCAGGAACACCTCCTGCTCCGAGTCCCCCACGGCCATGAGCCCCACGACCTCGGACATGCCGAAGCGTGTGACCATCCGCCGCGCCAACGAGGTGGCCCGCTCGATGTCGTTGCCGGCTCCGGTCGTGACCTTCTCGGCGCCGAACTCGAGCTCCTCGGCCACGCGGCCGCCGTACAGCATCACGAGTTGCCCCTCCAGCCACTCCTTGGTATAGGAGTGCCGATCCTCCTCGGGCAGCGATGCCGTGATGCCCAGCGCGCGGCCCCGGGGCACGATGGTGACCTTGTGCACCGGGTCCAGCCCGGGCAGGCGCACGCCCACCACGGCGTGACCGGCCTCGTGGTACGCGGTCAGGCGCCGCTCCGACTCGTTGAGCACCAGGCTCTTGCGCTCGGTGCCCAGCATGACCTTGTCCTTGGCCCGCTCGAAGTCGTCCATGTTGACCTTCTCGGCGCCCCGGCGGGCGGCGAGCAGGGCGGCCTCGTTGCAGACGTTGGCCAGGTCGGCCCCGGCCATGCCCGGCGTCCCCTTGGCGATGACCTCGAGGTCCACGTCGGGCGCCAGCGGCAGCTTCTTGGCGTGCACGCTGAGGATACCCTCGCGCCCCCGCACGTCGGGGAGGTCCACCACGACCTGCCGGTCGAAGCGGCCGGGCCGCAGCAGCGCGGGGTCGAGGACGTCCGGGCGGTTGGTGGCCGCCAGCAGGATGACGCCCTCGTTGGCCTCGAAGCCGTCCATCTCCACCAGGAGCTGGTT
This genomic window contains:
- the cdaA gene encoding diadenylate cyclase CdaA; translation: MRTLIDQILFLRPGWLDLVEILIVAALFYRLLLLLQRTRAMQMLLGVLLLAAAYFVARLLGFSLIRQILETIFRYGAIALLVVFQPELRQTLARLGQTRMLRVFNRVDSSRVADEIVAAVEQLQRQKVGAIIAIEREVGLAAYADTGRPVEARVSSDILATIFTPYSPLHDGAVLIAGDQIKTAGAILPLTQSPVSDRTLGTRHRAAIGLSEETDALVIVVSEETARIAVAQRGRLEVGVEPARLRELIEAPAPAAMLGSAGS
- the folP gene encoding dihydropteroate synthase, which translates into the protein MSPGLVRGGETPTPGTAGGPDPLRAPVRWRLRTREVPLDRPVVMGILNLTPDSFSDGGRFADVDAQITRAHALVEEGADLLDVGGESTRPGATPVPVDEELRRLEPFLARLGEIPVPVSIDTRRAAVAERALDAGVEIVNDVSGLSHDATLAGVVARSGAALVLMHMRGNPIDMTEWARYGDVVAEVRSELAGALDYARSAGVEEARIVLDPGIGFAKSPDQSLALLHRLDGLHLLGRPLLVGPSRKRFLAGPEALPPDQRVEGTLAACVVAWSRGARIFRVHDVRPARKALDVAWRIDHAGASS
- the ftsH gene encoding ATP-dependent zinc metalloprotease FtsH encodes the protein MAERDQKPEDPRGRLARLSRVTSFIALIVLFSLAVLTARRGNEEGGALLNFTEFKEQLRDGNIHDVTFQPEPRVTRASGEFRRAITREGREVTRFQVILAGQVTDDLLADLEAQDVVVSAEAPQEGWWALLIGVLPWLLFIAFWLWMFRTIQSGGNRAFQFGRSKAKMISPDTPKVTFADVAGANEAKDELEEIIEFLKDPQRFSRLGGRLPKGVLLVGPPGTGKTLLARAVAGEAGRPFFQMSGSDFVEMFVGVGASRVRDLFEQGKAHAPCIIFIDEIDAVGRHRGAGLGGGHDEREQTLNQLLVEMDGFEANEGVILLAATNRPDVLDPALLRPGRFDRQVVVDLPDVRGREGILSVHAKKLPLAPDVDLEVIAKGTPGMAGADLANVCNEAALLAARRGAEKVNMDDFERAKDKVMLGTERKSLVLNESERRLTAYHEAGHAVVGVRLPGLDPVHKVTIVPRGRALGITASLPEEDRHSYTKEWLEGQLVMLYGGRVAEELEFGAEKVTTGAGNDIERATSLARRMVTRFGMSEVVGLMAVGDSEQEVFLGRELVQRRETSEHTAQLVDNEVKRILDDAHDRARELISRERELLEAIAQALLERETLDREEIQSLADGRELPPPRPSEALLTTPTAADGGLSESEVAAPVGRLRLPRRGARPSDA